A region from the Beduinella massiliensis genome encodes:
- the atpH gene encoding ATP synthase F1 subunit delta: MTETAKEYGGALYALCLEEGISQDVLDELRVLTEAFAENPPFVRLLSNLGMAKEERVRIVDESFRGKIHLYLLNFLKILCERGSIGELAGCYEEYRARYNEDNGIVEATVTSAVPLSAGLRAKLTERLNAVTGKRVAIKERVNPALIGGIRLEMNGKRYDNSVQGRLEQIRSALLTAVQ, encoded by the coding sequence GTGACGGAGACAGCGAAGGAATACGGCGGCGCGCTGTACGCGCTCTGCCTGGAAGAGGGGATCTCGCAGGACGTGCTGGATGAACTGCGCGTGCTGACGGAGGCGTTTGCTGAAAACCCCCCGTTTGTTCGCCTACTCTCCAATCTGGGCATGGCAAAGGAAGAACGCGTCCGGATTGTAGACGAGAGTTTCCGTGGGAAAATCCACCTCTATCTCTTAAACTTTCTAAAAATCCTGTGTGAACGCGGCTCCATAGGCGAGCTTGCCGGCTGCTATGAGGAGTATCGCGCGCGCTACAACGAGGACAACGGCATCGTGGAAGCCACCGTGACTTCCGCCGTGCCCCTTTCGGCCGGGCTGCGCGCAAAACTTACGGAGCGCCTGAACGCCGTCACCGGAAAGCGCGTCGCGATCAAAGAGCGCGTCAATCCCGCGCTGATCGGCGGCATCCGCCTTGAGATGAACGGCAAGCGCTATGACAACAGCGTTCAGGGCAGGCTGGAGCAGATCAGAAGCGCGCTGCTCACGGCCGTTCAGTGA
- the atpF gene encoding F0F1 ATP synthase subunit B — MQQVQDFISITPWTLIFQICNLLILTALIKKFLFKPVMAVLDKRQAEIDGMYSEADKAEARAKALKSEYEQRLATAREEADGLVQNAMRTAQVRSDEIVGEARERAVMLKNKADQEIEQERKKAFMDVKNELSGIAVDIASKVVEREVDAKDHEAFIEDFIRNVGEAS, encoded by the coding sequence GTGCAACAGGTACAGGATTTTATTTCCATAACGCCCTGGACCCTGATCTTTCAGATTTGCAACCTGCTGATCTTGACCGCGCTCATAAAAAAGTTTCTTTTCAAGCCCGTGATGGCCGTGCTGGATAAGCGTCAAGCGGAGATCGACGGAATGTACAGCGAAGCGGACAAGGCAGAGGCCCGAGCCAAAGCGCTGAAGAGCGAATATGAGCAGCGGCTTGCTACGGCGCGCGAAGAAGCAGACGGTCTGGTGCAAAACGCCATGCGCACCGCGCAGGTGCGCTCCGACGAGATCGTCGGTGAAGCGCGCGAACGCGCTGTGATGCTCAAGAACAAGGCGGATCAGGAAATCGAGCAGGAGCGCAAAAAGGCGTTTATGGACGTCAAAAACGAACTTTCCGGCATCGCGGTGGACATTGCCTCCAAGGTGGTCGAACGCGAGGTCGATGCGAAGGATCACGAGGCCTTCATCGAAGATTTCATCCGGAACGTTGGTGAAGCGTCGTGA
- the atpE gene encoding ATP synthase F0 subunit C, translating to MLEKAIVMGCSAIGAGLAMIAGIGPGIGEGYAVGKACEAIGRQPEAKGDVTSTMLLGCAVAETTGIYGFIVALILLFVNPFIGKL from the coding sequence ATGTTGGAAAAAGCGATTGTTATGGGATGCTCTGCGATAGGCGCGGGCCTGGCGATGATCGCCGGCATCGGCCCCGGTATCGGCGAAGGCTACGCGGTTGGCAAGGCCTGCGAAGCGATCGGCCGTCAGCCGGAGGCTAAGGGCGACGTAACCTCTACGATGCTGCTGGGCTGCGCCGTCGCCGAGACGACCGGTATTTATGGCTTCATCGTCGCGTTGATCCTGCTGTTCGTCAATCCCTTTATCGGAAAGCTGTGA
- a CDS encoding F0F1 ATP synthase subunit A: MNMSVTGARIYWTIPVLGGIPITETVVNTWIIILLVTGLCIFLTRGLKVHATSRRQVIAEFLVNTARKFVDGNMGGTFSYYTPFVASIFVLSAVSSLSSLVGAYAPTSDLSTLLGWALLVFVLITYTKVKTNGVLGYFKGYTQPIFVLTPFNIISEIATPISMAFRHFGNIASGGVIMALVYGALASLSNMVLGLLPGFLGDILGMVPIFQIGIPAILSVYFDLFSSFLQAFIFCMLTMMYISSAAQEG; encoded by the coding sequence ATGAATATGAGCGTAACGGGCGCCCGGATTTACTGGACGATACCGGTTTTAGGCGGCATTCCGATCACGGAGACGGTCGTCAATACGTGGATCATCATCCTGTTGGTCACGGGGCTCTGTATCTTCCTCACCCGCGGCCTTAAGGTGCACGCGACGTCGCGCAGGCAGGTCATCGCGGAGTTTCTGGTGAATACCGCGCGCAAGTTCGTGGACGGAAACATGGGCGGGACCTTCTCCTATTATACGCCTTTTGTCGCGTCGATCTTCGTGCTTTCGGCAGTTTCCAGTCTTTCAAGCCTCGTAGGGGCCTACGCGCCTACGTCGGACCTCTCCACCCTGCTGGGATGGGCGCTGCTCGTGTTCGTCCTGATCACCTACACAAAGGTAAAGACGAACGGCGTGCTGGGCTATTTCAAGGGCTATACGCAGCCGATCTTCGTGCTGACGCCCTTTAACATCATCAGCGAGATCGCAACGCCGATTTCGATGGCGTTCCGTCATTTCGGCAACATCGCCTCCGGCGGCGTCATCATGGCGCTCGTGTACGGCGCGCTTGCGAGTCTTTCGAACATGGTGCTGGGCCTGCTGCCCGGCTTCCTGGGCGACATCCTGGGGATGGTCCCGATCTTCCAGATCGGCATCCCGGCGATTCTCTCTGTTTATTTCGACCTCTTTTCCAGTTTCCTTCAGGCTTTCATCTTCTGCATGCTGACGATGATGTACATCTCGTCGGCAGCGCAGGAGGGTTAA
- a CDS encoding ATP synthase subunit I: protein MKPQQAVVQETKHIALGTAVLCAIMLLIFLILGKFHWTVLTGALLGFTVAVGNFFALGLSVQKAAAKPDKAKQIMQLSYSMRMLVMALCVILAMATPAFHWVAAVLPLIFPRVTIGIMQIMGKYKPARKEAE from the coding sequence ATGAAGCCGCAGCAAGCGGTGGTTCAAGAGACGAAGCACATCGCGCTCGGCACGGCCGTGCTTTGCGCGATCATGCTCCTTATATTTTTAATTCTGGGCAAATTTCATTGGACAGTTTTGACGGGTGCGCTGCTGGGATTCACTGTCGCGGTCGGCAATTTTTTTGCGCTCGGTCTATCGGTACAGAAGGCTGCGGCAAAACCCGACAAGGCAAAGCAGATCATGCAGCTTTCCTACAGCATGCGCATGCTCGTGATGGCGCTTTGCGTGATCCTGGCAATGGCGACGCCTGCATTTCATTGGGTGGCTGCGGTGCTGCCGCTCATCTTCCCGCGCGTGACCATCGGGATCATGCAGATCATGGGCAAGTACAAGCCCGCGAGAAAGGAAGCGGAATAA
- a CDS encoding glycosyltransferase, with translation MIPFMERFNLIILCLFLLCYFYQIAYIVVRFVKKQKDHPAQKQHKFAILISARNEEKVIGELLRSIRNQRYPRELIDVYVVADNCDDNTARIARKYGATVFERANRRQVGKGYALDYAFGQIRRSVGIRHYEAYMVFDADNVLDENYVHEMNKTFDQGYGVITSYRNSKNYGTNWISAGYALWFLRESQYLNGARMSLHTSCAISGTGFLVSSRVIERNGGWKHHLLTEDIEFSIDSAIRGEVIGYCERAIVYDEQPQDFRSSWKQRMRWAKGFYQVFARYGRALVGGCVKQRSFQCYDMLMTIAPATLLTLTTIAANLAFCVYGFAAKMPEVVAAAGQEAFITVAGVYLSLFLFGLVTTITEWRQIHCAGYKKILYLFTFPVFMFTYVPIAIAALFKHVTWEPIAHTVQKNVQEIRE, from the coding sequence ATGATTCCATTTATGGAAAGGTTTAATCTGATCATCTTGTGCCTGTTCCTTCTTTGCTACTTTTATCAAATCGCATACATTGTGGTGCGTTTTGTCAAGAAACAAAAGGATCATCCGGCCCAAAAACAGCACAAGTTCGCCATTCTCATTTCCGCGCGCAACGAAGAAAAGGTCATCGGCGAACTGCTGCGAAGCATCAGAAATCAGCGTTATCCCAGAGAACTGATCGACGTATACGTCGTGGCGGATAACTGCGACGACAACACCGCGCGTATTGCGCGAAAATACGGCGCGACCGTCTTTGAGCGAGCCAACCGCCGACAGGTCGGCAAGGGATATGCGCTGGACTATGCATTTGGCCAGATCCGCAGAAGCGTGGGCATTCGGCATTACGAGGCGTACATGGTCTTCGACGCGGACAACGTGCTGGACGAAAACTATGTCCATGAAATGAACAAGACGTTCGATCAGGGGTACGGCGTTATTACCAGCTACCGGAATTCTAAAAACTACGGTACGAACTGGATATCGGCCGGGTATGCGCTCTGGTTTCTGCGCGAATCCCAATACCTGAACGGGGCGAGGATGAGCCTGCACACGAGCTGCGCGATCTCCGGCACGGGTTTTCTCGTCTCCAGCCGTGTGATCGAGCGAAACGGGGGCTGGAAGCACCACCTGCTGACGGAGGATATCGAGTTTTCCATCGACAGCGCCATCAGGGGAGAGGTGATTGGCTACTGCGAGCGCGCGATCGTCTATGACGAGCAGCCGCAGGATTTCCGCTCTTCCTGGAAACAGCGAATGCGCTGGGCGAAGGGGTTTTATCAGGTGTTCGCCCGTTACGGTCGGGCGCTCGTCGGCGGCTGCGTAAAGCAGCGCAGTTTTCAGTGCTACGACATGCTGATGACCATCGCCCCGGCGACGCTGCTGACGCTGACCACCATCGCGGCGAACCTGGCCTTCTGCGTCTACGGATTTGCTGCGAAGATGCCGGAGGTCGTCGCGGCGGCCGGGCAGGAAGCTTTCATCACGGTTGCAGGCGTTTACCTGTCGCTGTTTCTCTTTGGCCTTGTGACGACGATCACCGAGTGGAGGCAGATTCACTGCGCCGGGTATAAAAAGATTTTGTATCTGTTCACGTTTCCTGTTTTCATGTTTACCTACGTTCCCATCGCGATTGCCGCATTGTTTAAGCACGTAACATGGGAACCGATTGCGCACACCGTCCAAAAGAACGTACAGGAAATACGGGAATGA
- the upp gene encoding uracil phosphoribosyltransferase, with the protein MSTLHVMDHPLIQHKVSLMRDRETGTKDFRELLEEISMLMAYEVTRDLPLKEVEIETPVCRAKTKVISGKKLAVVPILRAGLGMVDGIMSLVPAAKVGHIGLYRDPNTLEPVEYYCKLPADVEERDLIVVDPMLATGGSASAAISFIKKRGCKSIKLECLIAAPEGIARIQRDHPDVDIFVASVDEKLNDHGYIVPGLGDAGDRLFGTK; encoded by the coding sequence ATGTCTACGCTTCACGTAATGGATCACCCCCTGATTCAGCACAAGGTTTCGCTCATGCGCGACCGTGAGACCGGCACAAAGGATTTCCGCGAGCTGCTCGAGGAAATCTCCATGCTCATGGCCTACGAGGTGACGCGCGATCTGCCCCTCAAGGAGGTCGAAATTGAAACGCCCGTGTGCCGGGCCAAGACGAAGGTCATCAGCGGTAAGAAGCTTGCGGTCGTTCCGATTCTGCGTGCGGGCCTCGGCATGGTCGACGGCATCATGAGCCTCGTGCCCGCAGCGAAGGTCGGTCACATCGGCCTGTACCGCGACCCGAACACGCTGGAGCCGGTCGAGTATTACTGCAAGCTGCCGGCGGACGTGGAAGAACGCGACCTGATTGTCGTCGATCCCATGCTGGCGACGGGCGGCTCCGCCTCCGCCGCGATTTCGTTCATCAAGAAACGCGGCTGCAAGAGCATCAAGCTTGAATGCCTGATCGCCGCGCCGGAAGGAATTGCGCGCATTCAGCGCGACCATCCGGATGTGGATATCTTCGTAGCCTCCGTAGACGAAAAGCTCAACGATCACGGCTACATCGTACCGGGCCTCGGAGACGCGGGCGACCGGCTCTTCGGAACCAAATAA